In one Candidatus Obscuribacterales bacterium genomic region, the following are encoded:
- the dusA gene encoding tRNA dihydrouridine(20/20a) synthase DusA encodes MSNLSPLAAAIAPVGNPLSIAPMMDRTDRHYRYFMRQITRRTLLYTEMVTTAAILHGDRDHLLGFSPEEKPLALQIGGDRPQDLARCAQIAEEMGYDEVNLNVGCPSDRVQTGNFGACLMAQPELVAEGVAAMKAATRLPVTVKHRIGIDDHDRYEDMVQFVATVAQAGCQHFTVHARKAWLQGLSPKENRTVPPLRYDDVYRLKQEFPHLWIEVNGGITTLEQVAQHLTAVDAVMIGRAAYDHPYLFATVDRDIYGEAIAPPSRAQVVAAMLPYVQRWSDRGQKLNKITRHMIHLFAGQPGSRLWRRHLTEQSCQMGAGAEVLQQALDLQQATLVAVGV; translated from the coding sequence TTGTCTAACCTGTCTCCTTTAGCTGCGGCGATTGCTCCGGTGGGCAATCCGCTGAGCATTGCGCCGATGATGGATCGCACCGATCGCCATTATCGCTATTTCATGCGGCAGATCACGCGCCGTACCTTGCTCTATACCGAAATGGTGACCACGGCTGCCATTCTCCATGGCGATCGCGACCATCTATTGGGATTTTCGCCCGAGGAGAAACCGTTAGCGCTGCAAATCGGGGGCGATCGTCCTCAAGACCTGGCCCGCTGTGCCCAGATTGCGGAGGAGATGGGCTACGACGAGGTGAATCTGAATGTGGGTTGCCCTAGCGATCGGGTGCAGACTGGCAACTTTGGAGCCTGTCTCATGGCCCAGCCGGAGCTGGTAGCGGAAGGGGTGGCTGCCATGAAAGCCGCTACTCGTCTGCCGGTGACCGTCAAGCATCGCATTGGCATTGATGATCACGATCGCTATGAGGATATGGTGCAGTTTGTGGCCACCGTTGCCCAAGCCGGCTGTCAACACTTTACCGTCCATGCCCGCAAGGCCTGGCTGCAGGGTCTCAGCCCCAAGGAAAACCGCACCGTGCCGCCCCTGCGCTATGACGATGTCTATCGCCTCAAGCAAGAGTTTCCCCATCTATGGATCGAGGTGAACGGCGGCATCACTACCCTAGAGCAAGTCGCCCAGCACCTCACAGCCGTAGACGCCGTGATGATCGGCCGCGCTGCCTATGATCATCCCTACCTCTTTGCCACCGTCGATCGCGATATCTATGGAGAAGCGATCGCCCCCCCCAGCCGTGCCCAGGTGGTGGCCGCCATGCTGCCCTATGTGCAACGGTGGAGCGATCGCGGTCAGAAGCTGAACAAAATTACCCGCCATATGATCCACCTTTTTGCGGGGCAACCCGGTAGCCGTCTTTGGCGTCGCCATCTCACGGAACAGTCTTGCCAAATGGGAGCTGGTGCGGAGGTGCTGCAACAGGCGCTGGATCTACAGCAGGCGACCCTCGTGGCGGTGGGTGTTTAA